In Lactuca sativa cultivar Salinas chromosome 5, Lsat_Salinas_v11, whole genome shotgun sequence, the DNA window TATATGAAATAGCAAAAAGGTaatcttttattttatatttgtaaaaGTAATGTTCTTTTATGACAGATTTTTGCAGAATAATTACTTAAGTGGGTTTATTCCTACTGAAATAGGAAATCTTTCGAATCTTCAAACATTGTAAGTTACTTAAATATTATATTGTccacaaaaaataatttttttcttcttcttaaaACTAGGGTTTGTTTGTGTTTGTTGCAGGGATATTTCTAGCAACTCTTTGAGTGGAAGTATTCCCACATCACTTGGGAATTTGAAGAGCCTTTTGAATTTGTAAGTATATGCTTATCTTCATTCTTCATTCTTCAGTCCCTTTTGACTTTTTCTAAAACTTTTTTGTATGTTGACTTTTGTGTTGACTCTGTTATATCATGAAGCAATGTCTCCAACAATTTTCTATCAGGGCCAATTCCATCTGATGGTGTTCTTGACCAATTTGGAACTGCCTCGTGAGTTTTGACTCTCATTTCTTGCTTATTAAAttcgtatatatgtatatgggaTCAATCAATAATATAATGCAACTTTATATACAAATTATATGAgaaaattgtaattttttgttGCTTATTTGTAGTTTTCTTGGAAACCGTGGGTTGTGTGGGAAGCATATTAATCAGTTATGTAAAGATGATGATGGAGGTTCATCAGGCTCACAGCCTACAGGTTTTCTTTATAACTTTTTAATTTCAGTCAAACTATTTTTAGTTGACTTTATTTAACCCAACTACCCTTTAACCTTAAATTCCAAATTTATAAACAATCTTGAATCTTTCTTCTAATTTGCTATTGAAGATAACATTTTCtgtacattttcataaaaactctactaaacttactttcttaatctacaaaatattacataaaagttTCTTATTGTGTAAACTAATATCTCAATTATTTATGGGATATTGTTGTGTTAATCTCTCTTTCGTCTTTTATTCTAAATCGTGTTTGTTAATAACTCAAATTCATTTTTAGAGGAAAATTAACATATCcttgttatttattaatatttttttagttttttaatgtGATCATTCATAATTTTAATTTACAAGAGTTATGGTATTAACAGTCATTTGTTGAGGATAAATTATTCATTTATTCAGATTCAGTCAAAAAAAGCCTCTATGTTATCTAGTACACTATCACATTCATTTTGCTTGTTTAAATCAACAGATTAGTTACCATTTTATGTTGTTGAATTAAtaaatgtatattttataaaaaacagGAAGCCAGAATGTAAAGAAAAACTCTGGGAGGCTACTTATCAGTGCTTCTGCTACTGTGGGTGCATTGCTTCTTGTTGCACTTATGTGTTTCTGGGGTTGTTTTCTTTACAAAAAACTCGGTAAAAATGATGCCAAAGGTCTTGCAGTAGATGTTGGTGGAGGTGAATTTCTTCATTTCTATTTCTAATTTTCTAATAACAATTAAAGATCATATTATATactttttctaatgttttttttttttttttttgattggtTGTTCAGGTGCATCGATTGTGATGTTTCATGGAGACTTGCCATACTCTTCAAAAGATATTATAAAAAAGCTGGAAACTTTAAATGAAGAACATGTAATTGGTGCTGGAGGATTTGGAACAGTCTACAAACTATCAATGGATGATGGAAACGTATTTGCATTGAAAAGAATACTAAAATTAAACGAAGGATTTGATCGATTCTTTGAAAGAGAGCTTCAAATTCTTGGAAGCATTAAACACAGATATCTAGTAAATCTTAGAGGATATTGCAACTCTCCAACTTCTAAATTGTTAATATATGATTACTTATCTGGTGGTAGTCTAGATGAAGCTCTCCATGGTAAGAAATTCAACACCCTTTTCTTCTTCAATTTCCATTTTcttgaaaaaaatgtttttttcttttttcagaaAAATCTGAGCTTCTAGATTGGGATGCTCGAATTAATGTGATTATGGGAGCTGCAAAAGGATTAGCTTATTTGCATCATGATTGTTCGCCTCGAATCATTCACAGAGATATAAAATCAAGTAACATTTTACTTGATGGAAATTTTGAGGCTAGGGTTTCTGATTTTGGACTTGCAAAACTCTTGGAAGATGAAGAATCtcatatcacaacaattgtagcTGGAACTTTTGGCTATCTTGCTCCaggtattattttttattattattaagtaAAGAAGAAATAAatgaatgaaaatacattttgcTATTTTGTAGAGTATATGCAGAGTGGTAGAGCAACAGAGAAGACGGATGTTTATAGTTTTGGGGTGCTTATGCTTGAAGTTATAAGTGGGAAGAGGCCAACCGATGCGTCATTTATCGAGAAAGGCCTTAATATTGTCGGAtgggtaaatgaccattttaccctttgtagTTTGAAACtgtcggttttttttttttctgtacgAATCCATGTGAAATGACGGTTTTACCCTTTGCAGTTGAATTATTTAATAACAGAAGATCGACAACGAGAAATCATGGATACAAACTGTGAAGGAGTGGAATCAGAAACCCTAGATGCTCTTCTTTCAGTGGCGATTCAATGTGTATCTTCAACACCAGAAGAGAGGCCCACAATGCATAGGGTAGTACAAACACTTGAATCTGAAGTAATGACTCCATGCCCTAGCGACTTCTATGATTCTGCTTCTGATTAAAACGGGTCGGGTCGGATTTGTAATTTGGTTTGGTTGGGTTGGGTTTATATTATTAAGATTCTTTGAGCAGAAGGTAGATTGATGGTAAGTAAGAAAGGCTTCATCTACAACTACAAGTGTGTATTGTTTTTTTTTGGAGTAGTGGTAGTAGTTATGGTTGAGTTTTCTGGCCCTTGTGATTATATTTTTGGCTTTTTGTTATATTGAAAAAAATGCATTGTTTCTTCTCGTTGCACCTTTCCGATGTATATTGATGCTAGTTTTAAtcgattttatgatatttttttgtaCCATATTTTGTTTCTAATCCAGATTTGATAAGTTTTTGTTGTGGTTTTTTATCATGTTTGGTGTTGTGGGTGATGTTATTTTTGGGTATCACATAGTTTCATCCAAATCCTCTTTGGAGTAAGTGATTACAAAACACGTCAACAGAATCCCAAGAAAAAGTTCCAGATAGTTGGTAGGTTGCACTTCTTGAACTGTGAGATCTTTGTCATGTATGGTGTATGTCCCATTTGATTGAATGTAGCAATCAGTATTTATGTAGATGGTATAACAAACTGACCTGAGGAGGGTAACCCTAGAAGACGAGCAAAAATAGGCTTAGAAAGTTGTACAACTTTTCCACCAGTAACTTCAAAAGATACGACATCCTTGGCTTTGTTATACTTTGCAGAAGAGAATGCTAGACTCAGTAACTTCAATGGAACATCCTTTGAAGCAGTCAATGCCTTAGATAGAGCAGAATGAGGAAGGCATTCAACGATAATTCCAAGAGCAGCAGGATAATGAGAGGAATCGAGATCAGCCAAAAGATTGCTCGATTGAACAGTTAGGGTTGGAATTgaggatattatcatctcaccaaaACAGATTTGATCAGAAGGAGCACAAAGGTTTAAAAGTTCAGACAGATTTGAGAGAAAGATGGTTTGAAAGGGATAAAGTTTGAAAAAAGAGAGGGAAAAGGGTTAAACCGTAGCTTCGCACTTTCTTTGAACACAGAAGCAAAAGAAAAGCAACAGGTTTTTACCTTGGATTTCTTCGAGGTCTGGAATCCATTAAACGATTCCGGTAATTGATATCCATTGAATTCACCAATTTAGCACTTGGACGCAAGGTGAGGAACAGCAAGATAAAAAAAAAGTcaccaagaaaaaaaaaaacaaaataaataaaaagcacGAGAGGAAAGAAAGGAAAATGaaagtaaaacaaaattttatttagagggtgtttggatagggaaaaaaatgccagcttattgcttattgcttattctcaCAGCAATAAGctaatttaagtgtttggataagaTGCTTAAAAAATCAGCttattgtggtgggaataagctaaataagctgattttaataagcaaggggggtaatgcttattgcttattgcttaattTTACTGAtttcaaaaattacacaagtacCCTTCAAACCAACGACACAAACCCATAACCCTCGTCGCTCAATCGTTCATTTGTTGAAGTCGATAGCTATTCCCACTGTGCTGCCATCGCCGATCTTCAAGCAAGCATCCATCAACAATCAATCGGTAAGATTCTTCCTTTATTTTTCTCGCCTGGTAGCGACATCGATCAAGCAAGCAGCCAATGCGTTTTTTTTTCCGTTTTCTGTGGTCGATCAAGCAGTCGACGATGTTGACTGTTCATCTTTTTTATCCATTCTTTGAATGTCGTTTGTTTCACTTTATTCTTATTGCACTGCCCCTGTTATTGCAATCTTACTTGAACTGTGAATTGAGCATGTATGCGTTTTTTTTGCCCCCTTTTCTGTGATCGATCAAGCAGTCAAAGTTCTTGACTGTTCGTCttttttcttcattctttgaATGTCATTGTTATTAGCTATTCCCATTGCACTGCCCCTGTTATTGGAATGTTAATTGAACTGAGAATAAAGCCATGtagtttctttgttttttttcctTCTACATGTAGTGAATTGCACCTATGATGTTTGATCATAAATTTCCCTGACATGCTTCTGTTTTTACTTCATTATTGTTGTGGTTATTTGTTCCACATGATTgtactgattttttttttttttttttttttttttttgtatttaagaATTTTCTTCGTACTTGTGGTTATTTTTTCTTCCCGTTTTGATTCTACATTACATTGCATTTTAGAATTTTCTTCATTCCTTATGATGATGCAATATAGGTAATGGACACTATCAATGTTCATGATGTGGATATTGATACACCCAAAATGAAAGTTCCAAATAGGTTTCATTGGGATCCTCATACATTCAAGATATTTCTTGAGGAATGTATGACTGAGCTAAATAACGGGAATATGACAGATACTTATTTCAAACAAGCGGCGTGCCAAAATATATGTAAGAGGCTTTTGGAACGAACGGGTAAAGAGTTGGACAGAAATCAAATGAAAAACAAATGGGACATAATGCGGAAAGAGTTCAAATATTATGACCGTTTAACAAGACTAGAAACGGGAATTTCAACTGATCCCACGAAAAATATAATCTCAGCATCAAAGGAATGGTGGGATgaaaaaataaaggtaataattaaaaaaatgtatCTAACAATATAGTATTTGTATTGTGTTTTCATGACATTTTCATTTTGTACATATAGGAAGATAAAGAGTATGCTAAGTTTAAGGATAAGAATTTGGAGGTGTATCAGACATATTATGAGGCTTTATTTCGGGATACTGTAGCTGTTGGAGACAAGGCTAAGGTACCTTGCGAAATTGGCACCGGTAGCACTCCGGTTGATGTACAATATGTGGATATTACGGATGAAAAAATGGATACTGACGGAGTCAGCTTATTTGAAGATGTTGATCCTTTTCTCACATATGATAGTTCTAGTATGAAAAGGAAGGGAAAGAAGTTAACTCCCAGGCGTGacaacaaaagaaaattttgaagggAATAATGAAGGAAAAAACGAAGGGAAAAGTATGGCAAACTTGTCATATGAAGAGAAACTAGACactatttttgatgttttgttaaCAAGGAGCACTCAACCCTCTAGACAAACCATACAGTCACCCACAACAGAAGATTGCATGGCAATTGTCTCTACTTTCCCGGGTTTTGAAGAAGCGTCAATAGGATATTTAGAAGCGTTAGAGGTCTTTTTAAAGAAACCAGCTCGTCAGAATTTTATGGTTCCAAAAACTAATGAAACAAAGATGGAGTTTCTCAAGAGGCTTATAGAGAAAGAGAAGTAGCTGAAGACTTTAAACAATCGTTAAAACTTTTGTGGTCAATTTTGCCCTTGTCCTATGactttgtttttgtttctttttcaatGATTTTATGTATTAGGAAGACTTTAAACGGTTTTCATGTGTTAGACCTATCCTTTCAACTATTATGTTACATTTAAACGGTTGTTTTGCATTTGTTTCCTTTTCAATGATTTTATGCAATGTCGCTTGATATTTGTTTTGTGGTCAATTTTGCCCTTGCCATGAAGTCATCTAGTATGTGATAAAATTCAATCTTACACTATTTTCCTTATCGTTTAGTAACAGGTTATCTTAATGGCTAGTGACTGTGAAACTGACAACTCATATGACAGTGATGACTCATGTGATGAAAATGAAGAAAATGAAGATATTCAAACACTTCTTTTATGTGGGCTTGCTGTCAAAGGCTTACTAATGACTCATAAATCGAAATATGTACGTAGACGTCGCCGTTCATCTTCACGCACAGGAAGCATGCTAATCAATGAAATACTTAACGATCATGAGGCCTGATGTTATCAACTTTTCAGATTAGAAGTCCCGGTTTTCAACATGTTATGTAGGGATCCCGATGTTATCaacttttgttatttattttcaaATCCTCCCGAATCAGAAAgaaagttaggagggaaaatGATCCTCCCATTTCCCTCCTTTAGTGAAACTCGGAAAcatcaatatttttattttcttttcatttcTATTCATTTTCTTTCCTATTTCTCATTAAGTTGAACTTGGGAATGAGGGGTAAAGAAGTATTCGTCAATTTGAATTTTGAACGTGGTTATGAAAGTAAAACTCTTTCATCTTCAACCAAGTGGATATGTCATCAATGACACCTCCAAAAACACTATTAAATTATCATTTTAGAAAATCAAATGAGTACTTCCCTCCTTTTCAAATTCCACCCCTATATttgattttttatgttttgttgttgttgttttttttttttttttttttttttttttttttttttttcctatttcattttttttgttcttttcaattattttttcattattattattattattattattattataaattccGCACAAAATTTTAACATTCGGAGGACATTATAAATTCTAACGACTATATAAAATcggtttttaaatatataatttttaatactttaatattaatattaatatttttattattattaaaaatggcGAACAACATTTTAAAAATCGAACATTATAAATTTGAACGACTATATAAAATCGGAACAAAAGCAAAGTTTGTCCCTATTAATTATGGATATTAATTGGTACGGTATTACAATTGCGTGGTGCGTTATGCGAATTGAAAACATTTTGTCGAGCACTATACATTGCTTCTGATTTTATATAACCATTCAAATTTATAATGTCCGATTTATAAAATGTTGTTCGAAatttataacaataataatattaatattaaaatataaaaaaatatttaaaaaccgaTTTTATATAGCCGTTCGAATTTATATTGTCGTCCGGATGTTAAAATTTTGTgcgaaatttataataataataataataatataaattaaaaaagaattaaaaataacaaaaaaaaaaaacaaaattggaaaacaaaaaaaaacaacaaaagacaaaagacaaaaaaaagataaaaaataatatcaaatcaaatgtcaaaattttgatttgattgATTTTAGAAAGGTAAAAATGATTAAGGGATACTTATAGCACAACCCAATCAAATTTATAAAGCTCGTCCAAATAAGACAAATTATAGTCGTTTTAACAGGAAACACTTTAACGCTTTTATCATATCAACTTTTATCCTACCCTCTACCACTCCTGCtatgtatttattttgaattagtttataacccgtaagaaccatggttataaaattaattaaactttcatagtaaaaatttaaaattattaatcaattttttcaaataaaatattttaaataaattattaattaagagatattttagttatataaaattataatccatgatttaaataaatacataaaattatatcactttataatatatattacttgtattttatattttattctaatgttattaatttaatataattagagtgtgaaatttaaaatgaagaatcaattattaatttaatgtaattagagtgtgaaatttaaaatttaaaatttaaaatgaaaaattaataggttgacatgtGACATGATAGATAACATACATTAATGAAAAtttctaatattatgacacttgtcaataggagaataaagatgttcatttattagaataggattTTGAAATCAAACGGTAATAAAATTTTGAACAAATTActgaatggtccatgtggtttgtaAAATATTTTCGTTTGGTCCTTatcttttattttgcatgttgGACATCCCTAACATTTGATTTTAATAGCTTTGGTCCCtgctgtaacacccataaaatttcaagccaatttaaacttttaaaacatttcaaatccattaaacattacaaacttgttttcaaaaagtatcatatcagagtatcccagaaacaaattcataaaaagtgaggagctGTAAGATCACGCCTTTGACTTGCCCCGATCCCCTGaattacctgaaacaataaactgaaactgtaagcccgaaagcttagtgagttcccccaaaataccgatacacatacaatccacataaccatgtcagcaacatcatatcataacaaactgaGCAGAATGCAACGGGTCCAcagctttacagactggattaccccctgggcccacagtgtgagtctggattgccttgcgAGCCTACATCTCACATCTGGcttgccatcgagcccacagtacgagtctcccttatcCCATAATTGGAATGCTCTCGGGTTTGTTGGTTAGCGCACGAAGCAGtcccacctcaacccatcccacataacttatcaacatataacataaccactgagcatgcagataatcatataacacaaatagtcctacagatctacctaactggcataaccactgagcatgcagataatcatatatcaacacaggtagtcctacagatctacctaactggcataaccattGAGAATGCAACATTAAATTCATACTCAACATACTAAcactgctaggataacatattcaatgggccgaccttggtgctttagaccttttaatatagtgaggataacttacctTGCAGATGTCGGCTCGGTAACTAAACTCCAATTCTCAGATCATGCCcacaactccaccacctattatcataataGAACCATACTCGTAAGTTCTCAATCTTCCAAGGTACCccataagtcaactagtcaactccctagtcaaagtcaaagtcaacagtcaaggtcaacatcccatgttgacccttactcgctgagtaccctcagctactcgccgagttccttgagatACTCATCCACTTGCCGAGTCccagagtgactcgtcgagttcctatggtTCGTGATCGAAGCCCTAAGGccacttgtcgagttttccttctTGTAACTCGACAGGTTCACACGCATTCATAAATTTGGGGAAACcttaaccgactcgccgagttgttcatccaactcgtcgagtttacgtcaatcttcatcggactcgccgagttgttcatccaacttgccgagttcaatgcctatcttcatatgactcgccgagtcgactatgcgactcgccgagtcctttcagCCCTTTAACCATGCATGCATTTTTTAAGCCATGATAAGGCCCCAAATTGCAGGTCCAACTTCCttgggcatgcttatcacgtaaaggtgcaaactttacgtgcatggaaGGCTTTAAGACCCTAAAATGGCACAACTAATCTTGCAATGAAGTCACATCCTTGAGAGAAAGCTCATActatgtgacaactcgaaatttctatcttataacaatccctgcattcaatcaaagtcaaactttcaattgctaaattttagcagttttggagtcagtttgagtgttttaaagccTAGTATTGCAAGAGATAATTGGAGAGAGGATACTTTAGGGTAAAGTATGCAACATTTAAGctccaaaactccaagagttttgagtttacgacccaaatgGTATTGGGGGCGTAAACCCTAGGGACTATATaagtggcacttagccatttttgtCATGTTCAACCATTTTCAAGTCCTcaacctcattctctctcaagtatcattaggggtgcaaacgagctaagctactcgtgagctactcgggatcggatcGATAAAAGCTCGACTTgaaaccgattttaaacgagcccgagccgaactcgagcttaatattaagcttgtttattaaacgagctcgagctcgagcctatgtcactaagctcgattaggaTCACGAGCCTAAACGAacctttatataaaataatttattattatttttttatattaaaataaaaacatatttcgggattagggatttagggtattagtaaacgagcttcttaacgagctcgagccgagcttaagcttatttaggcacgtcagacaaaaaacgagccgagctcgagctcgagccttgcataacttaaacgagcccgagccgagcctgaccaggctcgggctcggctcggctcgtttgcacccctaagtATCATCACTAGATCTTCAACTTAGTAATTATTTTCTTCCTTGATTTGTTAGTAAAATTCATTATCTAGTGTTTGtgaatgatttcatccatgaaatctcttcatttgatagataatcaagtgttcttcaagaacaccaagaacacacactagtgttcttgagccttaagcACCCTTTCAAGCTTCTACACTGTAAGTACTATTGTCctagcttgttatatgcttaaatCAACTAGATTACACTTAGAAATCAtgatcaaaagggagtttacggccaaggaaccttcttgggtcgtaaactctattTAAGGGTCCAAATGAGCCCTAATCTCTTCTCAAGCCTTAGGatcaagtctagaacacttctatCATAAGCTAGAGACCTTAAATTTGATTTGGTACaagataccatgagtttacggtggtAAACTCGTGGGGAAATGGTCCTGAGGCCGTGAACACTAGTTAGTGGTGCCACTATTCCTTCCTAGGGATTAGACTTGAGCATAGAACACTTCATATTGGCTTATAAGACCTTCAACCACAACTTGATACTGATTAACATGAGtttaagaccgtaaactcatgaggaaagggtttttgggccgtaaactcatgtggtttataccatatgggccataaactcccaagtgaGGTCCTACACCCCTTATGTGCAACCTtatgtggtttaacacttcagtacaagtgtttcctagtccttaaggttgttccattacctaattagttgttataGACACTAACTGTAAGCATATatgtgtctttatatgttaaataggatctgtgtgtgctcaagtcctca includes these proteins:
- the LOC111908083 gene encoding LRR receptor-like serine/threonine-protein kinase FEI 1, which produces MGILLTVFQGPLLFYFLSLFFLVERLQCLTSDGEALVNFRTNIISSDGMLHQWRPEDPDPCGWKGVTCDLKTKRVVYLNLSNHKLSGPISPDIGRLDNLKFLDLHYNNFYGAIPPELGNCTELQGLFLQNNYLSGFIPTEIGNLSNLQTLDISSNSLSGSIPTSLGNLKSLLNFNVSNNFLSGPIPSDGVLDQFGTASFLGNRGLCGKHINQLCKDDDGGSSGSQPTGSQNVKKNSGRLLISASATVGALLLVALMCFWGCFLYKKLGKNDAKGLAVDVGGGASIVMFHGDLPYSSKDIIKKLETLNEEHVIGAGGFGTVYKLSMDDGNVFALKRILKLNEGFDRFFERELQILGSIKHRYLVNLRGYCNSPTSKLLIYDYLSGGSLDEALHEKSELLDWDARINVIMGAAKGLAYLHHDCSPRIIHRDIKSSNILLDGNFEARVSDFGLAKLLEDEESHITTIVAGTFGYLAPEYMQSGRATEKTDVYSFGVLMLEVISGKRPTDASFIEKGLNIVGWLNYLITEDRQREIMDTNCEGVESETLDALLSVAIQCVSSTPEERPTMHRVVQTLESEVMTPCPSDFYDSASD
- the LOC111908084 gene encoding uncharacterized protein LOC111908084, with protein sequence MLIAYCLILLISKITQVPFKPTTQTHNPRRSIVHLLKSIAIPTVLPSPIFKQASINNQSVMDTINVHDVDIDTPKMKVPNRFHWDPHTFKIFLEECMTELNNGNMTDTYFKQAACQNICKRLLERTGKELDRNQMKNKWDIMRKEFKYYDRLTRLETGISTDPTKNIISASKEWWDEKIKEDKEYAKFKDKNLEVYQTYYEALFRDTVAVGDKAKVPCEIGTGSTPVDVQYVDITDEKMDTDGVSLFEDVDPFLTYDSSSMKRKGKKLTPRRDNKRKF